A section of the Devosia rhizoryzae genome encodes:
- a CDS encoding F0F1 ATP synthase subunit B family protein encodes MPEWLDNSFFATVALVIFLGMMVAFGVPRIIGKMLDGRIRQIEDDIAEAKRLRSEAAALLVEYEQKRLSAEKEAEGIVAAAREEASRLTAEAQASLADLVTRRTKAVEDKIAQAEAQAIAEVRARSADLAIEAARTVLSDEMNRNGNRVVDAAIADVGNRLN; translated from the coding sequence ATGCCAGAATGGTTGGATAACAGCTTCTTTGCCACCGTTGCCCTGGTCATCTTCCTCGGCATGATGGTCGCCTTCGGCGTGCCGCGCATTATCGGCAAGATGCTCGATGGCCGCATCCGCCAGATCGAGGACGATATCGCCGAAGCCAAGCGCCTGCGCTCGGAAGCGGCGGCCCTGCTGGTCGAATACGAACAGAAGCGTCTGTCGGCCGAGAAGGAAGCCGAAGGCATCGTCGCCGCTGCCCGCGAAGAGGCTTCCCGCCTCACCGCTGAAGCCCAGGCTTCGCTGGCCGATCTCGTCACCCGCCGCACCAAGGCCGTTGAAGACAAGATCGCCCAGGCCGAAGCCCAGGCCATCGCCGAAGTTCGCGCCCGCTCCGCAGACCTCGCCATCGAGGCCGCCCGCACCGTCCTGTCAGACGAGATGAACCGCAACGGCAACCGCGTCGTCGACGCCGCTATCGCCGATGTCGGCAATCGCTTGAACTAA
- the gcvH gene encoding glycine cleavage system protein GcvH, giving the protein MTTKFTQDHEYIRIEGSTGIVGITNYAQEQLGDIVFVELPAVGTVLKKGDEAAVVESVKAASEIYAPVSGEVVEVNSLLTDAPGTLNSDAENTGWMFKIAISEASEIEKLLDADGYAELTL; this is encoded by the coding sequence ATGACCACCAAGTTCACCCAAGACCACGAATATATCCGCATCGAAGGCTCGACCGGCATCGTCGGCATCACCAACTACGCGCAGGAGCAGTTGGGCGACATCGTCTTCGTCGAATTGCCCGCCGTCGGCACCGTCCTCAAGAAGGGTGACGAGGCTGCGGTCGTGGAATCGGTCAAGGCTGCTTCCGAGATCTATGCGCCGGTCTCCGGAGAGGTTGTCGAGGTTAACAGTCTGCTAACCGATGCGCCTGGAACGCTGAATTCCGACGCCGAAAACACGGGCTGGATGTTCAAGATTGCGATTTCGGAAGCCTCCGAAATCGAGAAACTGCTCGATGCCGATGGCTATGCGGAGCTGACGCTCTAA
- a CDS encoding F0F1 ATP synthase subunit B family protein — MVTQVFAQEAETPTEQNLDQAVDASHGEPVPGATGHDPTADTQSTAEVHADESHGVFPPFDPATFPSQLLWLAITFGALYVVMSRVALPRLGGILENRKALIDADLAAADADRAKTDAAIASYETALAAAKSNAQAIATQTREAINADLAAKRAAAETDLASKVSAAEARIAGTKAEALTHVDEIAAETAQAVVAQLVGDVSPESVRAAVAKVKG, encoded by the coding sequence ATGGTAACGCAAGTCTTCGCTCAGGAAGCGGAAACGCCGACCGAGCAGAACCTCGATCAGGCGGTTGACGCCTCCCATGGCGAGCCGGTTCCCGGCGCAACGGGCCATGATCCCACGGCCGATACCCAGTCGACCGCGGAAGTTCATGCCGACGAGTCGCATGGCGTGTTCCCGCCCTTCGATCCGGCAACCTTCCCCAGCCAGCTGCTCTGGCTCGCCATTACCTTTGGCGCGCTTTACGTGGTGATGAGCCGGGTGGCGCTGCCGCGCCTCGGCGGGATCCTGGAAAACCGCAAGGCCCTGATCGATGCCGATCTGGCAGCGGCCGATGCCGATCGCGCCAAGACCGATGCGGCAATCGCTTCCTATGAGACCGCGCTGGCTGCCGCCAAGAGCAATGCTCAGGCGATCGCCACGCAGACCCGCGAAGCCATTAATGCGGATCTCGCCGCCAAGCGCGCTGCGGCTGAAACCGATCTTGCCAGCAAGGTCAGCGCTGCCGAAGCCCGCATTGCCGGGACCAAGGCGGAAGCCCTTACCCATGTGGACGAGATCGCGGCGGAAACGGCCCAGGCCGTGGTCGCCCAGCTCGTCGGCGATGTCTCGCCCGAGAGCGTTCGCGCGGCCGTAGCGAAGGTGAAAGGATAA
- a CDS encoding AAA family ATPase yields the protein MKFSRLRLHGFKSFSDETVLVMEPGLTGIVGPNGCGKSNLVEAMRWVMGESSYKAMRASGMDDVIFSGSGNRPARNTAEVTLVLDNADRTAPAALNSADILEVTRRIEREAGSVYRVNGREVRARDVQLLFADASTGAHSPAMVRQGQIGELIAARPTARRALLEEAAGISGLHSRRHEAELRLRAAESNLERVDDIIAQVQTQLEQLKRQARLATRYRALSGDIRRAEATLFHIRWVATRVAEKENEAAQAVLIRQLADANHAQLTAQRRAEIAEAALAPLREREAVTGAVLQRYTILAEQLAEETRRLAQRRAELEDRLRQIAGDGARERELVAESETTLASYQEEQDRLAAEQAAAKADQEKARGDAQAAHSLVADAETALRTASDALAQNRARRSQAQRNVQDATARHSRTAAQLAEVERDIARVLATLEADETVTLRRAALDAAQATMAHAEAEALQAEDHAAAAQAKLDAARPRLAQLDALVARLEAEASTLAKMLATGGTLFPAVVDELKVTSGYETALGAALGDDLEASGDAGAPVHWSAALDGRDDPALPQAAEPLSRYVSGSTLLKRRLDQIGLIDAADGPALMRALRPGQRLVTLDGALWRWDGFVAAADAPSAAAQRLAQRNRLAELDEEILQAKGERNSWRRDVDALASTLEAARQSERTRRDAWRGAQHAIGLAQADLDKAQRALGDLATRRAGLDEAQSRLTASLREAETALNAARQSLAETADEAALSAEAATRQSQLATVRDRADQARLRLSTIDSAATMRATRRDQLARDTQSWQRRSAGARDQLATLDQRTAEVEAQLASLVASPEAFSSRQAQLDEQIDIARADHQTAGDRLSAAQTTWREADRAMKSAGDALNAVRIELTRIEERVKGSIAQRQQIERQIEESLGIPAARTLEASGIRPEEALPNEHATEQKLERLKSERERLGGVNLSAEQEAVEVQQKLDTMIADRDDIIDAIAKLRSAIGQLNREGRARLNEAFGRVNAFFQELFTTLFSGGTAELSFVESDDPLEAGLEIIARPPGKKPQTMTLLSGGEQALTAMSLIFAVFLTNPAPICVLDEVDAPLDDANVERFCNLLDSMRQRTDTRFMVITHNPITMARMDRLFGVTMAERGVSQLVSVDLTTAESFREAV from the coding sequence ATGAAATTCTCCCGCCTCCGCCTCCACGGCTTCAAGTCCTTCTCCGACGAAACCGTGCTTGTCATGGAGCCGGGCCTCACCGGCATTGTCGGGCCCAATGGCTGCGGCAAATCCAATCTGGTCGAAGCCATGCGCTGGGTCATGGGCGAAAGCTCATACAAGGCCATGCGCGCCTCGGGCATGGATGACGTCATCTTTTCCGGCTCCGGCAACCGCCCGGCCCGCAACACCGCCGAAGTCACCCTCGTCCTCGACAACGCCGATCGCACTGCCCCGGCAGCGCTCAACAGTGCCGACATCCTCGAAGTCACGCGCCGCATCGAGCGCGAAGCCGGCTCTGTCTACCGCGTCAACGGTCGCGAGGTCCGCGCCCGCGATGTGCAATTGCTGTTTGCCGATGCCTCGACCGGTGCGCATTCGCCCGCCATGGTGCGGCAGGGCCAGATCGGCGAACTGATCGCCGCCAGGCCCACCGCTCGCCGTGCCCTTCTCGAAGAAGCCGCCGGCATTTCGGGGCTTCACTCCCGCCGCCACGAGGCCGAACTGCGCCTTCGCGCTGCCGAAAGCAATCTCGAGCGCGTCGACGACATCATCGCCCAGGTGCAAACCCAGCTCGAACAGCTCAAGCGCCAGGCACGCCTTGCCACCCGCTACCGGGCCTTGTCCGGCGACATCCGCCGCGCCGAAGCCACTCTGTTTCACATCCGCTGGGTCGCCACCCGCGTCGCCGAAAAGGAAAATGAAGCGGCGCAGGCCGTCCTGATCCGCCAGCTCGCCGACGCCAACCACGCCCAGCTCACCGCGCAACGCCGTGCCGAGATCGCCGAAGCCGCGCTTGCTCCATTGCGCGAGCGCGAGGCCGTCACGGGCGCCGTGCTGCAGCGCTATACGATCCTTGCCGAGCAGCTTGCCGAAGAAACGCGGCGCCTTGCCCAGCGTCGCGCCGAACTCGAAGATCGCCTGCGCCAGATTGCCGGCGATGGTGCGCGCGAGCGCGAGCTTGTCGCCGAAAGCGAGACCACGCTGGCCTCTTACCAAGAAGAGCAGGACCGGCTCGCCGCCGAGCAAGCTGCCGCAAAGGCCGACCAGGAAAAGGCACGTGGCGACGCCCAGGCCGCTCATTCCCTCGTTGCCGACGCCGAGACTGCATTGCGCACCGCTTCGGACGCGCTCGCCCAGAACCGGGCGCGCCGCAGCCAGGCGCAGCGCAATGTGCAGGATGCCACGGCTCGCCACAGCCGCACCGCCGCCCAGCTTGCAGAAGTCGAGCGCGACATTGCCCGCGTCCTTGCAACTCTCGAAGCCGACGAAACCGTCACCCTGCGTCGCGCCGCCCTCGACGCGGCGCAAGCCACCATGGCCCATGCCGAAGCCGAAGCCCTCCAGGCCGAAGACCATGCCGCCGCAGCGCAGGCCAAGCTCGACGCCGCCCGCCCGCGTCTCGCGCAGCTCGATGCCCTGGTCGCGCGCCTCGAAGCCGAGGCATCGACACTTGCCAAGATGCTGGCGACCGGCGGGACGCTGTTCCCCGCCGTGGTCGATGAGCTTAAAGTCACGTCCGGCTATGAGACCGCCCTTGGCGCGGCTTTGGGCGATGACCTCGAAGCCAGCGGCGACGCCGGCGCACCGGTCCATTGGTCCGCTGCGCTAGACGGTCGCGACGACCCTGCCCTGCCGCAGGCGGCAGAGCCGCTTTCCCGCTATGTCAGCGGCAGCACCCTGCTCAAGCGCCGCCTCGACCAGATCGGCTTGATCGATGCGGCCGACGGCCCGGCCTTGATGCGAGCGCTGCGTCCCGGCCAGCGCCTCGTCACCCTCGACGGCGCGCTTTGGCGCTGGGACGGCTTCGTTGCCGCCGCCGATGCGCCCAGTGCTGCGGCACAGCGGCTGGCGCAGCGCAATCGCCTCGCCGAACTGGACGAGGAAATCCTCCAGGCCAAAGGCGAACGCAACAGCTGGCGCCGCGATGTCGACGCTCTCGCTTCAACTCTCGAAGCCGCCCGCCAGTCCGAACGCACTCGCCGGGACGCGTGGCGCGGTGCCCAGCACGCGATCGGCCTTGCGCAAGCCGACCTCGACAAGGCGCAGCGCGCGTTGGGCGACCTCGCGACCCGCCGCGCCGGGCTCGACGAAGCCCAATCCCGCCTCACCGCCTCGCTTCGCGAAGCCGAAACGGCGCTAAACGCCGCCCGCCAGTCCCTTGCCGAGACCGCCGACGAGGCGGCCCTTTCGGCTGAAGCGGCGACGCGTCAATCGCAGCTCGCCACCGTTCGCGACCGCGCCGATCAGGCGCGTCTTCGTCTCAGCACGATCGATTCAGCCGCAACCATGCGCGCAACCCGCCGCGATCAGCTGGCCCGCGACACCCAGTCCTGGCAGAGGCGCAGTGCGGGGGCGCGTGACCAGCTCGCAACCCTCGACCAGCGCACCGCAGAAGTGGAGGCACAGCTTGCAAGCCTCGTCGCGTCTCCCGAGGCTTTCTCGTCTCGACAGGCGCAGCTCGACGAGCAGATCGACATTGCCCGCGCCGACCACCAGACGGCCGGAGACCGCCTCAGTGCCGCGCAGACCACCTGGCGCGAAGCCGATCGCGCAATGAAATCGGCAGGCGACGCCCTTAATGCCGTGCGCATCGAGCTCACCCGCATCGAAGAGCGCGTCAAAGGCTCGATCGCCCAGCGACAGCAGATCGAACGGCAAATCGAAGAGTCCCTCGGCATCCCGGCTGCCAGGACGCTCGAAGCCTCCGGCATCCGCCCCGAAGAAGCGCTGCCCAACGAACACGCGACCGAACAAAAGCTGGAGCGCCTCAAATCCGAGCGCGAGCGCCTGGGCGGCGTCAATCTTTCCGCCGAACAGGAAGCCGTCGAAGTTCAGCAAAAACTGGACACCATGATCGCCGACCGCGACGACATCATCGATGCCATCGCCAAGCTTCGCAGCGCCATCGGCCAGCTCAACCGCGAAGGCCGCGCCCGCCTCAACGAGGCTTTTGGGCGCGTCAACGCCTTCTTCCAGGAGCTCTTCACCACCCTCTTTAGCGGAGGCACGGCGGAACTGAGCTTTGTCGAAAGCGATGACCCGCTCGAAGCAGGCCTTGAAATCATCGCCCGCCCGCCCGGCAAGAAGCCGCAGACCATGACGCTGCTCTCGGGCGGCGAACAGGCGCTCACCGCCATGTCGCTGATCTTTGCCGTCTTCCTCACCAATCCGGCGCCCATTTGCGTCCTCGACGAGGTCGACGCGCCGCTCGACGATGCCAATGTCGAACGCTTCTGCAACCTCCTCGACTCGATGCGCCAGCGCACCGACACGCGTTTCATGGTCATCACCCACAATCCCATCACCATGGCCCGCATGGATCGCCTCTTCGGCGTCACCATGGCGGAGCGCGGCGTTTCGCAGCTCGTGTCGGTCGATCTCACCACCGCCGAGAGTTTTCGCGAGGCCGTCTAG
- a CDS encoding F0F1 ATP synthase subunit C, producing MEAEAAKFIGAGIACFGMAGAAIGVANIFGNFLSGALRNPSAAPSQFGNLIFGFAVTEALGIFSFLVALILLFVA from the coding sequence ATGGAAGCTGAAGCCGCAAAGTTCATCGGTGCCGGTATTGCTTGTTTCGGTATGGCTGGCGCCGCCATTGGCGTGGCCAACATTTTCGGCAACTTCCTGTCGGGTGCTCTGCGCAACCCGTCGGCTGCTCCGAGCCAGTTCGGTAACCTGATTTTCGGTTTCGCCGTGACCGAAGCTCTGGGCATCTTCTCGTTCCTGGTTGCCCTGATCCTGCTGTTCGTCGCCTAA
- a CDS encoding AtpZ/AtpI family protein, whose protein sequence is MTTPPGDQGRPDSAKGVTSDLASRIASAKRERIQEDNRASREASPEMSGMARGLRIGTEFISAVLVGAGIGYLIDLGLGTSPWGLLILLLMGFAAGILNVIRVVAEMNAASPAPPGSDLGPDADDEERNV, encoded by the coding sequence ATGACAACACCGCCGGGTGACCAAGGCCGACCGGACAGCGCCAAGGGGGTGACGAGCGATCTTGCATCGCGCATCGCCTCTGCCAAGCGGGAGCGTATCCAGGAGGACAACAGAGCCTCGCGGGAAGCTTCCCCGGAAATGAGCGGGATGGCGCGCGGTTTGCGCATCGGTACCGAATTCATCTCCGCGGTTCTGGTGGGTGCCGGCATCGGCTATCTCATCGATCTTGGCCTGGGGACCAGCCCCTGGGGCTTGCTCATCTTGTTGCTGATGGGCTTTGCCGCTGGAATCCTGAACGTCATCCGAGTGGTGGCGGAAATGAATGCCGCATCGCCTGCCCCGCCGGGGTCCGATCTTGGACCCGACGCGGACGACGAAGAGCGGAACGTATAG
- the gcvT gene encoding glycine cleavage system aminomethyltransferase GcvT has translation MADNSADNLKQTPLFERHVAALGRMVPFGGYALPVQYPTGIMAEHKWTREQAGLFDVSHMGPAFLVLADPSGDTNADHATLSAIIEPLICADIAGLHPGQVRYTLLLNESGGVIDDLMVARSPATPGGLYLVVNAGTKEHDFALIEQAAGERARLIRADEDHALLALQGPEAVNVLSALVPQAADLGFMTHGAFAWGQEELLISRSGYTGEDGFEILVNNSGASELWDALLADARVRPIGLGARDSLRLEAGLPLYGHDLDETISPIEADLGFAVSKRRREAADFPGATRILAEREGQLSRKRVGLLVEGAPAREGAEILDGNGQPVGVVTSGGFAPSLGKAIALGFLPPALAAPGTRLQVSVRGRAQPAEVTSTPFVPHRYFRKSL, from the coding sequence ATGGCCGATAACAGCGCCGACAATCTCAAGCAGACCCCGCTCTTTGAACGACACGTTGCCGCCCTCGGCCGCATGGTGCCGTTCGGCGGCTATGCCCTGCCCGTTCAATACCCCACCGGCATCATGGCCGAGCATAAATGGACGCGCGAGCAGGCGGGCCTCTTCGACGTCAGCCATATGGGCCCCGCCTTCCTTGTGCTTGCCGATCCCAGCGGTGACACCAACGCAGACCACGCCACCCTATCGGCGATCATCGAGCCCCTGATCTGTGCCGACATTGCCGGCCTCCACCCCGGCCAGGTCCGCTACACCCTGCTCTTGAACGAGAGCGGCGGCGTCATCGACGACCTCATGGTCGCTCGGTCCCCCGCAACGCCAGGCGGGCTCTACCTTGTGGTCAATGCTGGCACCAAGGAGCACGACTTCGCTCTCATCGAACAGGCCGCGGGCGAGCGCGCGAGGCTGATCCGTGCCGACGAGGACCATGCCCTCCTTGCCCTCCAAGGTCCCGAGGCCGTCAACGTCCTCTCCGCCCTTGTGCCACAAGCCGCTGACCTCGGCTTCATGACCCACGGCGCCTTCGCCTGGGGCCAAGAAGAACTCCTCATCTCGCGCTCCGGCTATACCGGTGAGGATGGCTTTGAAATCCTGGTCAACAACAGCGGGGCCAGCGAACTCTGGGACGCGCTTCTTGCCGATGCGCGCGTACGCCCTATCGGCCTTGGCGCCCGCGACAGTCTTCGCCTCGAAGCCGGCCTGCCGCTCTATGGCCATGACCTCGACGAAACTATCTCGCCCATCGAAGCCGATCTCGGCTTTGCGGTTTCCAAGCGCCGCCGCGAGGCCGCCGACTTTCCGGGCGCCACGCGCATTCTCGCCGAACGCGAGGGCCAGCTTTCGCGCAAGCGCGTCGGCCTCCTGGTGGAGGGTGCGCCCGCGCGAGAAGGCGCCGAAATCCTTGATGGAAATGGTCAACCCGTTGGCGTCGTCACCAGCGGCGGCTTTGCGCCGTCGCTGGGCAAGGCAATCGCCCTCGGTTTCCTTCCCCCTGCCCTAGCCGCCCCCGGCACCAGGCTTCAGGTTTCCGTCCGCGGCCGCGCTCAGCCGGCCGAGGTCACCTCAACCCCCTTCGTTCCCCACCGCTATTTCCGCAAATCGCTCTGA
- a CDS encoding F0F1 ATP synthase subunit A, whose amino-acid sequence MAGTDPIHQFVIYDIFKLFTVGGDAAEGTGTTLAFTNSSLFMVLTVAAIVGFMLFATSGSKLVPNRLQLSAELLYEFVAGMIRSAAGTAGMKFFPLVFSLFTFIFVANMWGMVPYFFTVTSHIIVTFALSMLVFLTVIVYGFVKNGPKFLKLFVPSGVPGYILPIVAPIEVISFLSRPISLSVRLFGNILAGHITLKVFTGFAVMMIGGLGALGWGAAILPMLMAIALTGLEFLVGAIQAYVFALLTCMYLNDAIHPSH is encoded by the coding sequence ATGGCCGGTACTGACCCGATCCACCAGTTTGTCATCTATGACATCTTCAAGCTCTTCACCGTTGGCGGTGATGCAGCCGAAGGCACCGGTACAACCCTCGCCTTCACCAATTCCTCACTGTTCATGGTGCTGACCGTCGCCGCGATCGTCGGATTCATGCTGTTCGCCACATCGGGCTCCAAGCTCGTGCCGAACCGCCTCCAGCTTTCCGCCGAGCTCCTATACGAGTTCGTGGCGGGCATGATCCGAAGCGCCGCCGGCACTGCCGGCATGAAGTTCTTCCCGCTGGTCTTCTCGCTCTTCACCTTTATCTTCGTGGCCAATATGTGGGGCATGGTTCCCTACTTCTTCACGGTCACCAGCCACATCATCGTCACCTTCGCGCTGTCGATGCTCGTGTTCCTCACCGTCATCGTCTACGGCTTCGTCAAGAACGGGCCGAAGTTCCTCAAGCTCTTCGTGCCGTCGGGCGTGCCCGGCTACATCCTTCCCATCGTGGCGCCGATCGAGGTCATCTCCTTCCTCTCGCGTCCGATCAGCCTTTCGGTCCGTTTGTTCGGCAACATTCTTGCCGGCCATATCACGCTCAAGGTCTTCACCGGCTTTGCCGTGATGATGATCGGTGGCCTTGGTGCCCTGGGCTGGGGCGCTGCCATCCTGCCCATGCTGATGGCCATCGCCCTGACCGGTCTCGAGTTTCTCGTCGGTGCAATTCAGGCTTACGTCTTCGCGCTCCTGACCTGCATGTATCTCAACGACGCGATCCACCCGTCCCACTAA